In Streptococcus parauberis NCFD 2020, the sequence AAAATAATCTTTCATTGCTAAATTATACTTATATAGTGCTTTGTGTGATACTTCTACCCCATTTTCAAACCATGATTTACAGTCACTACACATTAATTCTAAACCAACTTTGCAACAGGTTGGGCAATGTTTCCTACCAATTCTTTCGAATAAGCCAGAACATGTTTCACACAGTTGGCTTTGGCGATTCACCATAAAACAGATATCCGTAAATGATAATCTTGGTCTACAATTTTCTCCACATATTAAACACTTATTCACCATATGCTTCCTTATTCATTTCTATAATTTGTTTACGAGCTTTCTTCATTTGTAGACTTACCCCTTCATGAATAAATAGTAACTGCCCACTTGGTCGAGATACGGATCTCCCTACGCGACCTGCTATCTGAATCAGGCTACTACTCGTAAATAGCTTATGATTTGCCAAAATAACGTAAACATCTACTTCTGGAAATGTTACTCCCCTCTCCAAAATAGTCGTAGTTACAAGAATATCAATTTGTCTTTTTTTAAACGCATCAATTTTCTCTTTTCGATCATCAGATTTACTTGATACAAAGGCAATTTTTTCTTTAGGAAAAGCTTTTTGCAATATTTTCGTAAATTTTTCCCCTTCTGTAATTAGAGGGTAGAAAATTAGTAAAGGGAATGCAGTCTGTCTTTGTTGACTAATCAAATTACTTAGTAAGTTAGGAAATTTATTTTTTTCAAACTGTTTTGATAATGGATAAATTAATTGAAACTTAGGAACGACCAATGGATGATTATGGAAACGTCTTGACAATCTTATTTTTTCATAATGTCCATCGCTGACTTTTTGTTCTAATTCATTTGTCGAAGTTGCAGTCAGACAAACAACTTTACCTTCCTCTTTTAAACATGATTGTGTTGCTTTATTTAGAACCACATTCCCAAAAAAAGGAAAAGCATCAACTTCATCTATTATTAATAAATCAAAGGCTCGATAAAATTTTAAGAGTTGATGTGTTGTTGAAACTATCAAGGGGGCTGGACGATATTCCTCGGACCCTCCATACATAATTGTTATTGGGCAAGAGAAGTCTCGAACTAAACGATTTTTGATATCAATACAGACATCTACTCGGGGACTAGTAAAACAGACCCAGCCACCTTGATTGATTACTGATTCAATTAATTTATATATCATTTCTGTTTTTCCAGCACCTGTCACAGCATGGACTAAGCTGTTTTTTTTATTAAGATAATTGCCTAACAAAAATTCTGAAATTTTTTCTTGATATGGGGTTAGTTGACCATTCCAGCGTAAATAATCACCTTTCGGAAATGCTTGAGGTGCAAAATAATAGAGTTGTGATTCAGATTCCACCCGACCAAAGGCAATACAAAATCTACAATATGTCTTCCCATTAGGTAAAAGATTAGTTTTAGCAACTTCTTGAAAACATCTATTGCAACATTGCTTACCAGACTCCATACTCATACTTTCTTTCATGGAAAAAGTTTTCGCAGTTATCACATTTTTCATTTGTTGTTCAGTAAAAAGTCGACCTTGTTCATAATAATTTTTTCCCATACTTAGATATTCGAAAAAACTTTGCTAAAAGAGGGGAATTACTGTAAAATTTTGATATGGAAAGTTATAAAACAATTGAAAATGATAGTCAATCTGAGCAAATCATCAAAAAATCACGCTTTATTTGTCATCTATTTCGAATATCTTCAGAGGAAGAAGGCAAAGACTATTTAGCCCAAATCAAAAAAGAACATTACAAGGCTAATCATTCCTGCCACGCCATGATTATTGGTGAAAATAGTGACCTAAAACGATCAAGCGACGACGGCGAACCTTCAGGAACAGCTGGAATCCCAATTCTATCAGTATTAGAAAAGCAAAACCTAACAAACGTTCTAGCAGTGGTGACTCGTTATTTTGGAGGCATAAAATTAGGAACAGGCGGATTAATCCGTGCCTATTCATCAGCAACAGCGCAAGCTCTTCAGAATGTAATCATGGTAGAAGTTAAGGAGCAAAGCGGCCTCAAGTTAACACTAACATATCCGCAGTACCAAACCCTCTCGCTCTTTTTAGAGGATAATCAGCTGCGCGAAGCGGAAACTAATTTCTTAGACCAAGTCTTTGTAACCATATATTTTGACCCAGAGAAAGAAGACGAGATCTGTCAGAATTTACAAGGTTTCTATTCTGGCAAAGCCAATTATCAAAAAGTCGATTCACAAATTATTGAAGTTAGACTAACATAATCGTTTGTGCTGATAGTTTTCTACTATCAGTACGATTAGGATTGGATATTTTACTTTTAGTTTAAAAGTGATTATACTTAATTTATATAAGCATTTTAAGAATTTTAAAAGGAGATTTGCTCATGTCAAAAATATATAATAATATCACTGAATTAATTGGCCAAACACCAATTATTAAGTTAAATCAAATGGTTCCTGAAGACGCCGCTGACGTTTATGTTAAATTAGAATCTTTCAACCCAGGTTCATCAGTTAAAGACCGTATTGCACTAGCAATGATTGAGGCTGCTGAGAAAGATGGCACAATCAAACCAGGTGACACAATCATTGAACCAACTAGTGGTAACACTGGTATTGGTTTAGCATGGGTAGGTGCTGCAAAAGGTTACAAAGTCGTCATTGTCATGCCCGAAACAATGAGTGTTGAACGCCGTCAAATCATTCAAGCCTATGGGGCACAATTAGTTCTAACACCAGGTGACCAAGGAATGAACGGTGCAATTGCCAAGGCTAAGGAATTAGCAGAAGATATTAATGGTTGGGTTCCCTTACAATTTGATAACCCAGCCAATCCAAAAATTCACGAAGATGCTACTGGACAAGAGATTCTCAATGCTTTCCAAGAAATTGGTCTCGATGCATTTGTAGCTGGCGTAGGTACAGGCGGTACTGTCTCTGGTGTTTCCCATGCCTTAAAAGCTAAATTACCAGATTTAAAAGTTTACGCTGTGGAATCAGATGAATCTGCTGTTTTATCAGGTAGCAAACCTGGCCCACACAAAATCCAAGGAATTTCAGCAGGTTTTATCCCTGAAACCCTTGATACAAAATCTTACGATGACATCATTCGCGTAACGTCAGAAAATGCATTACTAACAGGACGTACAACTGGTATTAAAGAAGGGTTCCTTGCTGGTATTTCTTCAGGTGCAGCAATTTACGCTGCAATCGAAGTCGCTAAGAAACTTGGCAAAGGCAAAAAAGTACTTACCCTTCTTCCAGATAATGGCGAGCGTTACCTATCAACTGAGTTATACCAGTTTGATAAATAAGAAAATCAAGCAAATCAAAGTTTTCACAATAAAGTAAAAAGCATCACTAGCTAGTCTAGTGATGCTTTTTTATTGCTACTTTTTAAAGTTTTCAAGACCTTCATTAATCCACTGAGGTAATTCCTTAGCCAAAGGCTTAAAACCAATTGACAAGCGACTATTTGTAAATCGGTGACGATGAGTAATTGTATGTTTTTCTTCTTCCAGTGTTCTTAGAGAAAGACTAGCTTTGTTTGTAAACTCATCTACGTCAACAACTTGAACAAGGACTTCTTGT encodes:
- a CDS encoding DEAD/DEAH box helicase, with amino-acid sequence MGKNYYEQGRLFTEQQMKNVITAKTFSMKESMSMESGKQCCNRCFQEVAKTNLLPNGKTYCRFCIAFGRVESESQLYYFAPQAFPKGDYLRWNGQLTPYQEKISEFLLGNYLNKKNSLVHAVTGAGKTEMIYKLIESVINQGGWVCFTSPRVDVCIDIKNRLVRDFSCPITIMYGGSEEYRPAPLIVSTTHQLLKFYRAFDLLIIDEVDAFPFFGNVVLNKATQSCLKEEGKVVCLTATSTNELEQKVSDGHYEKIRLSRRFHNHPLVVPKFQLIYPLSKQFEKNKFPNLLSNLISQQRQTAFPLLIFYPLITEGEKFTKILQKAFPKEKIAFVSSKSDDRKEKIDAFKKRQIDILVTTTILERGVTFPEVDVYVILANHKLFTSSSLIQIAGRVGRSVSRPSGQLLFIHEGVSLQMKKARKQIIEMNKEAYGE
- a CDS encoding YigZ family protein, giving the protein MESYKTIENDSQSEQIIKKSRFICHLFRISSEEEGKDYLAQIKKEHYKANHSCHAMIIGENSDLKRSSDDGEPSGTAGIPILSVLEKQNLTNVLAVVTRYFGGIKLGTGGLIRAYSSATAQALQNVIMVEVKEQSGLKLTLTYPQYQTLSLFLEDNQLREAETNFLDQVFVTIYFDPEKEDEICQNLQGFYSGKANYQKVDSQIIEVRLT
- the cysK gene encoding cysteine synthase A; amino-acid sequence: MSKIYNNITELIGQTPIIKLNQMVPEDAADVYVKLESFNPGSSVKDRIALAMIEAAEKDGTIKPGDTIIEPTSGNTGIGLAWVGAAKGYKVVIVMPETMSVERRQIIQAYGAQLVLTPGDQGMNGAIAKAKELAEDINGWVPLQFDNPANPKIHEDATGQEILNAFQEIGLDAFVAGVGTGGTVSGVSHALKAKLPDLKVYAVESDESAVLSGSKPGPHKIQGISAGFIPETLDTKSYDDIIRVTSENALLTGRTTGIKEGFLAGISSGAAIYAAIEVAKKLGKGKKVLTLLPDNGERYLSTELYQFDK
- a CDS encoding S1 RNA-binding domain-containing protein, coding for MKIGDKLHGKITGIKPYGAFVALEDGTTGLVHISEIKSGYIDNINDILCKGQEVLVQVVDVDEFTNKASLSLRTLEEEKHTITHRHRFTNSRLSIGFKPLAKELPQWINEGLENFKK